One genomic region from Halorussus rarus encodes:
- a CDS encoding aminopeptidase, with translation MDPRVREHAEIVVDHSTEVEAGDNVVVSAPPTAEELTLALCEVVGERGAFPFHVSGRRDETRATFLRAVDADDLDVADHELALAEAADVWIHVRAHDNVADMSAVASETLAAFQTAYMPIQEEILDTTWVLTQFPAPANAQNAEMSTVEYEEFVYGAVTKDWAAQKDHQQAMVDILDAGEEVRIVSGDTTDLRMSVEGMSTVNDHAKNNLPGGEVFTAPVADSVEGEVLFDKPLIHQGREVEDAALTFEDGEVVDHAASKNEAVLTEVLNTDEGARRLGELGIGMNRDIDRFTYNMLFDEKMGDTVHLAVGRAYDECLPEGEEGNQSAVHVDMIVDMSDESYIEVDGEVVQRDGTFRFEDGFEG, from the coding sequence ATGGACCCCCGAGTCAGAGAGCACGCCGAGATCGTCGTCGACCACTCCACCGAAGTCGAGGCCGGCGACAACGTCGTGGTCAGCGCGCCGCCCACCGCCGAGGAGCTGACGCTCGCGCTCTGCGAGGTCGTCGGCGAGCGCGGCGCGTTCCCGTTCCACGTCTCCGGCCGGCGCGACGAGACCCGCGCGACGTTCCTGCGGGCGGTCGACGCCGACGACCTCGACGTGGCCGACCACGAACTCGCGCTGGCCGAGGCCGCCGACGTCTGGATCCACGTCCGGGCCCACGACAACGTCGCCGACATGAGCGCGGTCGCGAGCGAGACCCTGGCGGCGTTCCAGACGGCCTACATGCCCATCCAGGAGGAGATCCTCGACACGACGTGGGTGCTGACCCAGTTCCCCGCGCCCGCGAACGCCCAGAACGCCGAGATGAGCACGGTCGAGTACGAGGAGTTCGTCTACGGCGCCGTCACCAAGGACTGGGCCGCACAGAAGGACCACCAGCAGGCGATGGTCGACATCCTCGACGCGGGCGAGGAGGTCCGCATCGTCTCGGGCGACACGACCGACCTCCGGATGAGCGTCGAGGGGATGTCGACGGTCAACGACCACGCCAAGAACAACCTCCCCGGCGGCGAGGTGTTCACCGCGCCGGTCGCCGACTCCGTGGAGGGCGAAGTCCTGTTCGACAAGCCGCTCATCCACCAGGGCCGCGAGGTCGAGGACGCCGCCCTGACGTTCGAGGACGGCGAGGTCGTCGACCACGCCGCCAGCAAGAACGAGGCGGTGCTGACCGAGGTGCTGAACACCGACGAGGGCGCGCGCCGGCTCGGCGAGCTCGGCATCGGGATGAACCGCGACATCGACCGGTTCACCTACAACATGCTGTTCGACGAGAAGATGGGCGACACCGTCCACCTCGCGGTCGGCCGGGCCTACGACGAGTGCCTGCCGGAGGGCGAGGAGGGCAACCAGAGCGCGGTCCACGTCGACATGATCGTCGACATGAGCGACGAGTCGTACATCGAGGTCGACGGCGAGGTCGTCCAGCGCGACGGGACGTTCCGGTTCGAGGACGGCTTCGAGGGCTGA
- a CDS encoding threonine aldolase family protein — translation MIDLRSDTVTRPDEAMREAARDADVGDDVYREDPTVNELEARAADLVGMEAALYVPSGTMGNQIAVRTHTDRGQEVLTERESHVVKWELGGMAQLSTLQVRPLDGGDRGVPTPEQIRDGYVEEDLHRPGTGLLTLENSHNSRGGVAIAPEKIDAAAEAAHDLGVPVHLDGARVCNAAVAHDVAPDRMTENVDSVMFCLSKGLGAPVGSMLAGDEEFVERARRTRKLFGGGMRQAGIIAAPGLEALENVDRLTEDHENARVLAERLADVDGLDVQSPETNIVLADTEGTGLTAEEFLAACEDAGVQGVPFDTHVARFCTHWDADREDVETAAERIADALDA, via the coding sequence ATGATAGACCTGCGGAGCGACACGGTGACCCGACCCGACGAGGCGATGCGCGAGGCGGCCCGCGACGCCGACGTGGGCGACGACGTCTACCGCGAGGACCCGACGGTCAACGAGCTGGAGGCCCGGGCGGCGGACCTCGTCGGGATGGAGGCGGCCCTCTACGTGCCGAGCGGCACGATGGGCAACCAGATCGCGGTCCGGACCCACACCGACCGCGGCCAGGAGGTGCTGACCGAGCGCGAGAGCCACGTCGTCAAGTGGGAGCTCGGCGGCATGGCCCAGCTCTCGACCCTCCAGGTGCGGCCGCTCGACGGCGGCGACCGCGGGGTGCCGACCCCCGAGCAGATCCGCGACGGCTACGTCGAGGAGGACCTCCACCGACCCGGCACCGGGCTGCTCACGCTGGAGAACAGCCACAACAGCAGGGGCGGCGTCGCCATCGCCCCCGAGAAGATCGACGCCGCGGCCGAGGCCGCTCACGACCTCGGGGTGCCCGTCCACCTCGACGGCGCGCGCGTCTGCAACGCCGCAGTGGCCCACGACGTCGCCCCCGATCGGATGACCGAGAACGTCGACTCGGTGATGTTCTGCCTCTCGAAGGGGCTGGGCGCGCCGGTCGGGTCGATGCTGGCCGGCGACGAGGAGTTCGTCGAGCGCGCCCGGCGCACCCGGAAGCTGTTCGGCGGCGGGATGCGCCAGGCCGGCATCATCGCGGCGCCCGGCCTGGAGGCGCTGGAGAACGTCGACCGGCTGACCGAGGACCACGAGAACGCCCGCGTCCTCGCCGAGCGACTCGCCGACGTCGACGGGCTCGACGTCCAGAGCCCCGAGACCAACATCGTCCTGGCCGACACCGAGGGCACGGGGCTGACCGCCGAGGAGTTCCTGGCGGCCTGCGAGGACGCCGGGGTCCAGGGCGTCCCGTTCGACACCCACGTCGCGCGCTTCTGCACGCACTGGGACGCCGACCGGGAGGACGTGGAGACGGCCGCCGAGCGCATCGCCGACGCGCTCGACGCGTAG
- a CDS encoding ArsR/SmtB family transcription factor, with amino-acid sequence MADLLPSTSDATASQSAEPRVIGVDSDDADDLLGALSSETARELLAALHDEPATPSALADAVDTSLQNAQYHLGKLADADVIEVVDTVYSEKGREMKVYAPADQPLVVFAGNEEKTTGLKSALSRLIGAFGALGLLSLAVQQAFGDGLGALFGAGGGSGSETGGGGGGMSIQSTDAARETAGAAARSLPPGLVFFAGGALVLALGFAWWYYANRGE; translated from the coding sequence ATGGCCGACCTGCTGCCCTCCACCTCCGACGCGACCGCCTCGCAGTCCGCCGAGCCGCGGGTCATCGGCGTCGACTCCGACGACGCCGACGACCTGCTCGGGGCGCTCTCCTCGGAGACGGCCCGCGAGCTGCTGGCCGCCCTCCACGACGAGCCCGCGACCCCCTCGGCGCTCGCCGACGCCGTCGACACCTCGCTCCAGAACGCCCAGTACCACCTCGGCAAGCTCGCGGACGCCGACGTCATCGAGGTCGTCGACACCGTCTACTCCGAGAAGGGCCGCGAGATGAAGGTGTACGCGCCCGCCGACCAGCCGCTGGTCGTGTTCGCCGGCAACGAGGAGAAAACGACCGGGTTGAAGTCCGCCCTCTCGCGGCTGATCGGCGCGTTCGGCGCGCTCGGGCTGCTGAGCCTCGCGGTCCAGCAGGCGTTCGGCGACGGGCTGGGCGCGCTGTTCGGCGCCGGCGGGGGCTCGGGCTCCGAGACGGGCGGCGGCGGTGGCGGGATGTCGATACAGTCGACCGACGCCGCCCGGGAGACCGCCGGCGCCGCGGCCCGGTCGCTCCCTCCGGGACTGGTGTTCTTCGCCGGCGGCGCGCTCGTCCTGGCGCTGGGGTTCGCTTGGTGGTACTACGCGAACCGCGGCGAGTAG
- a CDS encoding ATP-dependent DNA helicase, with protein sequence MAETNGYMRFFPYEEPYENQREAMDRIYNSFSRGQDVLFEGACGTGKTLSSLVPALEYAREEDKTVVITTNVHQQMRQFVADARAITAEESIRAVVFRGKGSMCHIDVGFEECQVLRDNTYEVVDAESDLAELEDRQEELLEQSQEGDERAAEARNAVMDELEQVQERVESLEEQNTCEYYYNNLVGDNEEFYSWLYDDVRTPDDIYDYAEERTLCGYELLKDGMEGVDLVVCNYHHLLDPMIREQFFRWLDRDPEDVITIFDEAHNVEDTAREHATRTLTENTLDSALDELQDSDDARSEPAYNVISAFRRALEETYEENFGFGDREQVGDDWEDVSIANDDRRDDLTLNFLQQYTGKGIDTELDLAVHLGRDLDEEYEEAYKNGESTTREECQTLQAATFIQSFMDESAELGQYPVVSVRRDEGTDEVYGRAELYTCIPREVTEDLFGEVYATVLMSATLRPFDVIGDVLGLDDPVEIAYGLQFPEENRRTFAVETPALFSSERDDPDTQAAIAGVLRDAVKFTAGNTLLFFPSYAEAERYYERLGRELGEDGAGTTLLMDEPGTSVEELRQRFVAADDAALFTSLWGTLAEGVSFDGDEARTAVVVGVPYPHLNDRMEAVQEAYDRTFADRSGRDSGWEYAVEIPTIRKTRQALGRVIRSPDDFGVRLLVDKRYTEAGTREMGKYSVRETFPPEERAEMLDVEAEKLKFAMLNFYSDRDAWPGEPPTP encoded by the coding sequence GTGGCAGAGACCAACGGGTACATGCGCTTCTTCCCCTACGAGGAGCCGTACGAGAACCAGCGGGAGGCGATGGATCGCATCTACAACTCCTTCTCCCGCGGGCAGGACGTGCTCTTCGAGGGGGCCTGCGGGACGGGCAAGACGCTGTCGTCGCTCGTGCCCGCGCTGGAGTACGCCCGCGAGGAGGACAAGACGGTCGTCATCACGACCAACGTCCACCAGCAGATGCGCCAGTTCGTGGCCGACGCGCGGGCCATCACGGCCGAGGAGTCGATTCGCGCGGTCGTGTTCCGGGGGAAGGGGTCGATGTGCCACATCGACGTGGGGTTCGAGGAGTGCCAGGTGCTCCGGGACAACACCTACGAGGTGGTCGACGCCGAGAGCGACCTGGCGGAGTTAGAGGACCGCCAGGAGGAGCTACTGGAGCAGAGCCAGGAGGGCGACGAACGGGCGGCCGAGGCCCGGAACGCGGTCATGGACGAGCTCGAGCAGGTCCAGGAGCGCGTCGAGAGCCTCGAGGAGCAGAACACCTGCGAGTACTACTACAACAACCTCGTCGGCGACAACGAGGAGTTCTACTCGTGGCTCTACGACGACGTGCGCACGCCCGACGACATCTACGACTACGCCGAGGAGCGGACCCTCTGCGGCTACGAGCTGCTGAAGGACGGGATGGAGGGGGTCGACCTGGTGGTCTGCAACTACCACCACCTGCTCGACCCGATGATCCGCGAGCAGTTCTTCCGGTGGCTCGACCGCGACCCCGAGGACGTCATCACCATCTTCGACGAGGCCCACAACGTCGAGGACACCGCCCGCGAGCACGCGACCCGGACGCTGACCGAGAACACCCTCGACTCGGCGCTCGACGAGCTCCAGGACTCGGACGACGCCCGGAGCGAGCCCGCCTACAACGTCATCTCGGCGTTCCGGCGCGCCCTCGAAGAGACCTACGAGGAGAACTTCGGATTTGGCGACCGCGAGCAGGTCGGCGACGACTGGGAGGACGTCTCCATCGCCAACGACGACAGGCGCGACGACCTCACGCTCAACTTCCTCCAGCAGTACACCGGCAAGGGCATCGACACCGAGCTCGACCTCGCGGTCCACCTCGGCCGGGACCTCGACGAGGAGTACGAGGAGGCCTACAAGAACGGCGAGTCGACCACCCGCGAGGAGTGCCAGACCCTCCAGGCGGCGACGTTCATCCAGTCGTTCATGGACGAGAGCGCCGAGCTCGGCCAGTACCCCGTGGTGTCGGTCCGGCGCGACGAGGGGACCGACGAGGTGTACGGCCGGGCCGAGCTCTACACCTGCATCCCCCGGGAGGTCACCGAGGACCTGTTCGGCGAGGTGTACGCCACGGTGCTGATGAGCGCGACCCTCCGGCCGTTCGACGTGATCGGCGACGTGCTGGGGCTCGACGACCCGGTCGAGATCGCCTACGGCCTCCAGTTCCCCGAGGAGAACCGCCGGACGTTCGCGGTCGAGACCCCCGCGCTGTTCTCCAGCGAGCGCGACGACCCCGACACCCAGGCCGCCATCGCGGGCGTGCTGCGCGACGCCGTGAAGTTCACCGCGGGCAACACTCTGCTCTTCTTCCCGAGCTACGCCGAGGCCGAGCGCTACTACGAACGCCTCGGCCGGGAGCTCGGCGAGGACGGCGCGGGGACGACCCTGCTGATGGACGAGCCCGGCACGTCGGTCGAGGAGTTGCGCCAGCGGTTCGTCGCCGCCGACGACGCCGCGCTGTTCACCTCGCTGTGGGGTACCCTCGCGGAGGGCGTCAGCTTCGACGGCGACGAGGCCCGGACCGCGGTCGTGGTCGGGGTGCCGTACCCCCACCTCAACGACCGGATGGAGGCGGTCCAGGAGGCGTACGACCGGACGTTCGCCGACCGGTCGGGCCGCGACTCGGGGTGGGAGTACGCGGTCGAGATTCCGACCATCCGGAAGACCCGCCAGGCGCTGGGCCGGGTCATCCGGTCGCCCGACGACTTCGGCGTCCGGTTGCTGGTCGACAAACGCTACACCGAGGCCGGGACGCGCGAGATGGGCAAGTACAGCGTCCGCGAGACGTTCCCGCCCGAGGAGCGCGCCGAGATGCTCGACGTCGAGGCCGAGAAGCTGAAGTTCGCGATGCTCAACTTCTACTCCGACCGGGACGCGTGGCCCGGCGAGCCGCCGACGCCGTGA
- a CDS encoding 2'-5' RNA ligase family protein translates to MYSLNVPVPGAVERLAEELRPALLGFDAVRERRGLVCKRLGDEPPGGPARLREQVRTALAGAPAFELRISGIDYFADPPLGEGPVVYLAVESPGLRRVHDGLVEEFSVVEAFEGDDYVPHVTLARGGDVETARRVADREVEPVSWTANRLVLWDAEYGEEVAEFPLPA, encoded by the coding sequence GTGTACAGCCTCAACGTCCCGGTTCCCGGCGCGGTCGAGCGCCTGGCCGAGGAGCTCCGGCCCGCGCTGCTCGGCTTCGACGCCGTCCGCGAGCGCCGGGGCCTGGTCTGCAAGCGCCTCGGCGACGAACCGCCGGGCGGGCCCGCGCGCCTGCGCGAACAGGTCCGGACCGCGCTGGCCGGCGCGCCGGCGTTCGAGCTCCGGATCTCGGGCATCGACTACTTCGCCGACCCGCCGCTCGGCGAGGGGCCGGTGGTCTACCTCGCGGTGGAGAGTCCCGGCCTCCGGCGGGTCCACGATGGACTGGTCGAGGAGTTCTCGGTCGTCGAGGCGTTCGAGGGCGACGACTACGTTCCCCACGTCACGCTGGCCCGCGGGGGCGACGTGGAAACCGCCCGCCGTGTCGCCGACCGCGAGGTGGAGCCGGTGTCCTGGACCGCGAACCGGCTGGTGCTCTGGGACGCCGAGTACGGGGAGGAAGTCGCCGAGTTCCCGCTGCCGGCGTAG
- a CDS encoding cation diffusion facilitator family transporter produces MAESKSVVIAALIANGAIAVLKFAGFLLTGSAAMLSETYHSVSDTGNQVFLLIGIRYSQKETSRGHPFGYGKAQFFYSFLVSVLLFGIAGWESAKHGYNAIMHPHPVDPGSATLLGFTFPGVWVNYTVLLGAIAFESWALKKAYAGMKKDIEQHDWSGLAEAFRKTTNVTTLTAFTEDTIAMAGAGIALFGIFLSRFTGNPLYDAVAAFLIGLMLMGFAIALAWENKRLLLGESFPESEEQELRDVVANWDGVEQVVDFRTVFFGPTDALVTADVAFESGIETAEMEAKISDLKDALKEANSDVSKVYIEPEARERGRQEPAE; encoded by the coding sequence ATGGCCGAAAGCAAGTCCGTCGTCATCGCCGCGCTCATCGCGAACGGCGCGATAGCGGTGCTGAAGTTCGCCGGCTTCCTGCTGACCGGGAGCGCCGCGATGCTCTCGGAGACGTACCACTCGGTGTCCGACACCGGCAACCAGGTATTCCTGCTCATCGGCATCCGGTACAGCCAGAAGGAGACGAGCCGCGGCCACCCCTTCGGCTACGGGAAGGCCCAGTTCTTCTACAGCTTCCTGGTGAGCGTGCTGCTGTTCGGCATCGCCGGCTGGGAGTCAGCCAAGCACGGTTACAACGCCATCATGCACCCCCATCCGGTCGACCCGGGGTCGGCCACCCTGCTCGGGTTCACGTTCCCGGGCGTCTGGGTCAACTACACCGTGCTCCTCGGCGCCATCGCCTTCGAGAGCTGGGCCCTGAAGAAGGCGTACGCCGGGATGAAGAAGGACATCGAGCAACACGACTGGAGCGGACTCGCCGAGGCGTTCCGGAAGACCACGAACGTGACGACGCTGACCGCGTTCACCGAGGACACCATCGCGATGGCCGGAGCGGGTATCGCGCTGTTCGGCATCTTCCTCTCGCGGTTCACCGGCAACCCTCTCTACGACGCGGTGGCCGCGTTCCTCATCGGCCTGATGCTGATGGGGTTCGCGATCGCGCTGGCCTGGGAGAACAAGCGCCTGCTGCTGGGCGAGAGCTTCCCGGAGTCCGAGGAGCAGGAACTGCGCGACGTCGTCGCGAACTGGGACGGCGTCGAGCAAGTGGTCGACTTCCGGACCGTGTTCTTCGGACCGACCGACGCCCTCGTCACCGCCGACGTCGCCTTCGAGTCGGGTATCGAGACGGCCGAGATGGAGGCGAAGATTTCGGACTTGAAGGACGCACTGAAGGAGGCGAACAGCGACGTGTCGAAGGTGTACATCGAACCGGAGGCCCGGGAGCGGGGCCGGCAGGAGCCCGCGGAGTAG
- a CDS encoding metallophosphoesterase, with protein sequence MITVLSDTHSQSGHELEGRAKRAVEEADAVVHAGDFVTAGALDAFHAVSDTLYAVRGNNATPDVRDRLPPERTFEVAGVRFVLTHGDDRGATGLSLLGRQRAADVVVFGHSHRHAVSRGEDVLLLNPGSHARPRGGMPTHAELRPANGEDGATGDDADAEASLDGEIRHRDGSVVETFEIR encoded by the coding sequence ATGATAACCGTCCTCTCGGACACGCACAGCCAGTCCGGCCACGAACTCGAGGGCCGCGCGAAGCGGGCGGTCGAAGAGGCGGACGCCGTCGTCCACGCCGGCGACTTCGTCACCGCCGGCGCGCTCGACGCGTTCCACGCCGTCAGCGACACGCTCTACGCGGTCCGCGGCAACAACGCGACGCCGGACGTGCGCGACCGCCTCCCGCCGGAGCGGACCTTCGAGGTCGCCGGCGTCCGGTTCGTCCTGACTCACGGCGACGACCGCGGCGCGACCGGCCTCTCGCTCCTGGGCCGCCAGCGGGCCGCCGACGTCGTGGTGTTCGGCCACTCCCACCGCCACGCGGTCAGTCGGGGCGAGGACGTGCTCCTGCTCAACCCGGGGAGCCACGCCCGGCCGCGCGGCGGGATGCCGACCCACGCGGAGCTCCGGCCCGCGAACGGGGAAGACGGAGCGACCGGCGACGACGCGGACGCGGAAGCGAGCCTCGACGGCGAGATACGCCACCGCGACGGGTCGGTCGTCGAGACGTTCGAAATCAGGTGA
- a CDS encoding glycosyltransferase family 4 protein has protein sequence MRQSTSSAESGPETRRASERHDLRESGESRGDLEVTIGMFHPFAGTRDASGIAVYAQRLVEHLAEDTPTVLYTRDGEINRRLRESSADVVRIPIRPGGVPDPVFRRVPNVMKHVLKKCPTYTGLLTSGQRSHMNENLDILITHDALDDILLSHLVDVPTIRISHGLQRVGVAARAREFLSRSYLTVANSRNTARELEETFGYEADGIVTPGVDTTAFAPGREPAFETDGPAVLFVGRMVENKGVYDLLDALARSSEGLSLHLVGRGQAERVRRRADELGVGDSVTLHGVVDHADLPRYYAACDFLCNPSRYESFGMVNLEAMACGRPVVSTDVNGTTEYFTHGETGLRVPPRDPERLAAALDELAASPERRQEFGRASRERATEYSWEASAETLRDLCFDFCATYYDMQARRTGALADRYHL, from the coding sequence ATGAGACAGAGTACCTCGAGCGCCGAGTCGGGGCCCGAGACCCGACGGGCGTCCGAGAGACACGACCTGCGAGAGTCCGGCGAGTCGCGCGGCGACCTCGAGGTCACCATCGGGATGTTCCACCCCTTCGCCGGAACGCGGGACGCCAGCGGCATCGCGGTGTACGCCCAGCGGCTCGTCGAGCACCTGGCGGAGGACACCCCCACGGTCCTGTACACCAGGGACGGCGAGATAAACCGGCGGCTCCGCGAGTCGTCGGCCGACGTCGTCCGGATTCCCATCCGGCCGGGCGGCGTCCCGGACCCCGTGTTCCGGCGGGTCCCGAACGTGATGAAGCACGTCCTGAAGAAGTGCCCGACCTACACCGGGCTGCTGACCAGCGGGCAGCGCTCGCACATGAACGAGAACCTCGACATCCTGATCACCCACGACGCCCTCGACGACATCCTCCTCTCGCACCTGGTGGACGTCCCGACCATCCGCATCAGTCACGGGCTCCAGCGGGTCGGCGTCGCCGCGCGGGCCCGGGAGTTCCTCTCGCGGTCGTACCTGACCGTGGCCAACTCCCGGAACACCGCCCGCGAACTCGAGGAGACGTTCGGGTACGAGGCCGACGGCATCGTCACGCCCGGGGTCGACACGACGGCGTTCGCGCCGGGCCGGGAGCCGGCGTTCGAGACCGACGGCCCCGCGGTGCTGTTCGTCGGCCGGATGGTCGAGAATAAGGGCGTCTACGACCTGCTCGATGCGCTGGCCAGGAGCTCCGAGGGCCTGTCGCTCCACCTCGTCGGTCGCGGGCAGGCCGAGCGAGTCCGGCGCCGCGCCGACGAACTCGGCGTCGGGGACTCGGTCACGCTCCACGGCGTGGTGGACCACGCCGACCTCCCGCGGTACTACGCGGCCTGCGACTTCCTCTGCAACCCCTCGCGGTACGAGAGCTTCGGCATGGTGAACCTGGAGGCGATGGCCTGCGGGCGGCCGGTCGTCTCGACCGACGTCAACGGCACGACCGAGTACTTCACCCACGGCGAGACCGGGCTGCGCGTGCCGCCCCGCGACCCCGAGCGACTCGCGGCGGCGCTCGACGAACTCGCCGCGTCGCCCGAGCGGCGCCAGGAGTTCGGTCGGGCCAGCCGCGAGCGCGCGACGGAGTACTCCTGGGAGGCCTCGGCCGAGACGCTCCGGGACCTCTGCTTCGACTTCTGCGCCACCTACTACGACATGCAGGCGCGCCGGACGGGGGCGCTCGCCGACCGCTACCACCTGTGA
- a CDS encoding GAF domain-containing sensor histidine kinase, which yields MEGAGNAARVLYVGDEPGAVDFAGAVDDGADLAVTRADDAAGALDRLDAEPFDCVVGDVADGLALLDAVRDRRPNLPYVFVAGEGDDDADAALVRGATDYLERRGDRDQRDLLVARVANAASGTPRDDGSESSLRELYRTASNADLTAEQKRRRMLELGRERLGVDVGFVSHIADGTMEIVDAVGSHELLQAGRTAPLADTYCRKTVEADELLSVADAESEGWRDDPAYETYGLGCYVGAKLFVDGELYGTVCFADRAARPRSFSENERLYVELVSQWLGYEQERLVDERALREQNRRLEEFASVVSHDLRNPLNVARIYLSMAEETGEEADFEQVRRAHDRMEQRIRNLLALARQDDGVGDVGERDLSAVAAAAWKNVEAEGASYDAEGDVTVAADRERLQQLLENLFRNAVEHGSTSSRPGADDAVERGGAVTIRVGPLDGGAGFYVADDGPGIPEDRRGSVFEHGYSTVDGGTGLGLAIVRRVADAHDWSVSVGESEAGGARFEIRWSTGESDE from the coding sequence ATGGAAGGGGCTGGGAACGCGGCCCGGGTGCTGTACGTCGGCGACGAGCCGGGCGCCGTCGACTTCGCCGGGGCGGTCGACGACGGGGCGGACCTCGCGGTGACGCGGGCGGACGACGCGGCGGGCGCGCTCGACCGGCTGGACGCCGAGCCGTTCGACTGCGTCGTCGGCGACGTGGCCGACGGTCTCGCCCTGCTCGACGCCGTGCGGGACCGCCGGCCGAACCTCCCCTACGTGTTCGTCGCCGGCGAGGGCGACGACGACGCCGACGCGGCGCTGGTGCGGGGCGCGACCGACTACCTCGAGCGCCGGGGCGACCGCGACCAGCGGGACCTGCTCGTCGCCCGCGTCGCGAACGCGGCGTCGGGGACCCCGAGGGACGACGGGAGCGAGTCGTCGCTCCGGGAGCTCTACCGGACCGCCTCGAACGCCGACCTCACCGCCGAGCAGAAGCGCCGCCGGATGCTCGAACTCGGCCGGGAGCGGCTGGGCGTCGACGTGGGGTTCGTCTCGCACATCGCGGACGGCACCATGGAGATCGTCGACGCGGTGGGGTCCCACGAGCTACTCCAGGCCGGACGGACCGCGCCGCTGGCCGACACCTACTGCCGGAAGACCGTCGAGGCCGACGAACTGCTGAGCGTCGCGGACGCCGAGTCCGAGGGGTGGCGCGACGACCCGGCCTACGAGACGTACGGCCTGGGCTGCTACGTCGGCGCGAAGCTGTTCGTGGACGGCGAGCTGTACGGCACCGTCTGCTTCGCCGACCGCGCGGCGAGACCCCGGTCGTTCTCGGAGAACGAGCGGCTCTACGTCGAACTCGTCTCCCAGTGGCTCGGCTACGAGCAGGAACGGCTGGTCGACGAGCGGGCGCTCCGCGAGCAGAACCGCCGGCTCGAGGAGTTCGCCAGCGTGGTGAGTCACGACCTGCGCAACCCCCTGAACGTCGCCAGGATCTACCTCAGCATGGCCGAGGAGACCGGCGAGGAGGCGGACTTCGAGCAGGTCCGGCGCGCCCACGACCGGATGGAACAGCGCATCCGGAATCTGCTCGCGCTGGCCCGGCAGGACGACGGAGTCGGCGACGTGGGCGAGCGCGACCTCTCGGCGGTCGCGGCCGCGGCGTGGAAGAACGTCGAGGCCGAGGGCGCCAGCTACGACGCCGAGGGCGACGTGACGGTCGCGGCCGACCGCGAGCGCCTCCAGCAACTGCTCGAGAACCTCTTCCGGAACGCAGTCGAACACGGTTCGACCAGCAGTCGGCCAGGCGCCGACGACGCCGTGGAACGCGGCGGGGCGGTGACCATCCGGGTCGGTCCGCTCGACGGTGGCGCGGGGTTCTACGTCGCCGACGACGGGCCGGGTATCCCCGAGGACCGGCGCGGCTCGGTGTTCGAACACGGCTACTCGACGGTCGACGGCGGCACCGGGCTGGGGCTGGCCATCGTCCGGCGGGTCGCCGACGCCCACGACTGGAGCGTCTCGGTCGGCGAGAGCGAGGCGGGCGGCGCGCGGTTCGAGATCAGGTGGTCGACTGGCGAGTCAGACGAGTGA
- a CDS encoding DUF7859 family protein — MEFLTNNPLVVGFVVLLLGFVLFMYLFIRRTVTGFREGIENGQR, encoded by the coding sequence ATGGAGTTCCTCACCAACAACCCCCTCGTGGTCGGCTTCGTCGTCCTTCTGCTCGGCTTCGTGCTGTTCATGTACCTGTTCATCCGCCGGACCGTCACGGGGTTCCGCGAGGGCATCGAGAACGGCCAGCGGTAG